One Oryza brachyantha chromosome 3, ObraRS2, whole genome shotgun sequence DNA segment encodes these proteins:
- the LOC102701703 gene encoding xyloglucan galactosyltransferase KATAMARI1 homolog, giving the protein MSAMRRRPVLPSHQDGMEKVGGKPPQSRLCFLATLCAMFWVLIFYFHFFVIANEPGASAGAQPDDAGASISHADLPLPEPERFSDPVVPLPPPVFVSEPPPGTVSEPPPATATVPKVEEESTAVVQAETPHKEYAFQRALKTAENKSDPCGGRYIYVHELPPRFNDDMLRECKRLSIWTDMCKFVSNDGLGPPLGNEEGVFSNTGWYATNQFMVDVIFRNRMKQYECLTKDSSIAAAVFVPFYAGFDVARYLWGYNISMRDAASLDLIDWMRKRPEWDVMGGRDHFLVGGRIAWDFRRLTDEESDWGNKLLFLPAAKNMSMLVVESSPWNANDFAIPYPTYFHPSKDADVLLWQDRMRSLERPWLFSFAGAPRPDDPKSIRGQLIDQCRASSVCKLLECDLGESKCHSPSAIMNMFQSSLFCLQPQGDSYTRRSAFDSMLAGCIPVFFHPGSAYVQYTWHLPKNYTRYSVFIPEDGVRTGNVSIEDRLKSIQPDVVKKMREEVISLIPRVIYADPRSKLETLKDAFDVSVEAIINKVTQLRRDIIEDREDKDFVEENSWKYDLLEEGQRTIGPHEWDPFFSKPKDKGGDSTNPSTKAAKNSWKNEQRG; this is encoded by the coding sequence atgTCTGCtatgaggcggcggccggtgctGCCGTCACACCAGGACGGCATGGAGAAGGTGGGCGGGAAGCCACCGCAGTCGCGACTATGCTTCCTCGCCACGCTCTGCGCCATGTTCTGGGTCCTCATCTTCTACTTCCACTTCTTCGTCATCGCCAACGAGCCTGGCGCCTCTGCCGGGGCGCAGCCCGACGACGCCGGGGCGAGCATTTCCCACGCCGACCTTCCGCTCCCCGAACCCGAACGCTTCTCCGACCCCGTCGttcccctccctccgcctgtATTCGTCTCCGAGCCACCGCCTGGCACCGTCTCGGAGCCACCACCTGCCACCGCTACTGTCCCCAAAGTGGAAGAGGAGTCCACGGCCGTCGTCCAGGCGGAGACGCCGCACAAGGAGTACGCGTTCCAGCGAGCGCTCAAGACTGCGGAGAACAAGAGCGACCCGTGCGGCGGCCGGTACATCTACGTGCACGAGCTGCCGCCGCGGTTCAACGACGACATGCTGCGGGAGTGCAAAAGGCTCAGCATCTGGACCGACATGTGTAAGTTCGTGAGCAACGATGGGCTTGGTCCGCCGTTGGGTAACGAGGAAGGGGTCTTCTCCAACACCGGCTGGTACGCGACGAACCAGTTTATGGTGGATGTCATCTTCAGGAACAGGATGAAGCAGTATGAGTGCCTGACCAAGGACTCGTCCATTGCTGCTGCGGTGTTTGTGCCGTTCTACGCGGGGTTTGATGTGGCGAGGTATCTTTGGGGTTACAACATTTCGATGAGGGATGCTGCGTCGCTGGATTTGATAGATTGGATGAGGAAAAGGCCCGAATGGGATGTGATGGGCGGGCGTGACCATTTCTTGGTTGGAGGCAGGATTGCGTGGGATTTCAGGCGCTTGACGGACGAAGAGTCGGATTGGGGCAACAAGCTGCTGTTCTTGCCTGCTGCAAAGAATATGTCGATGTTGGTGGTGGAGTCAAGCCCATGGAATGCCAATGATTTTGCGATACCTTACCCTACTTACTTCCACCCTTCCAAGGATGCTGATGTTTTGCTTTGGCAGGATAGAATGAGGAGCCTGGAACGACCATGGTTGTTCTCATTTGCTGGGGCTCCTCGTCCTGATGATCCTAAGTCCATCAGGGGCCAGCTTATTGATCAATGCAGGGCATCAAGTGTTTGTAAATTGTTGGAGTGTGATCTTGGGGAGAGCAAGTGCCATTCCCCTAGCGCAATCATGAATATGTTTCAGAGCTCTCTGTTCTGCTTGCAGCCACAAGGTGATTCCTATACGAGAAGATCTGCCTTTGACTCGATGCTGGCTGGCTGCATTCCTGTTTTCTTTCATCCTGGTTCAGCATATGTCCAATATACATGGCATCTTCCGAAGAACTATACACGGTACTCTGTTTTCATCCCTGAAGATGGCGTCCGTACGGGAAATGTCAGCATTGAGGACAGGCTAAAAAGTATCCAGCCAGATGTGGTCAAGAAGATGAGGGAAGAGGTCATCAGTCTCATTCCAAGGGTGATATATGCTGATCCAAGGTCAAAGCTGGAAACTCTGAAGGATGCGTTCGATGTTTCTGTAGAGGCAATCATTAACAAGGTGACACAATTGAGAAGAGATATCATAGAAGACCGTGAAGATAAAGATTTTGTTGAAGAGAATAGCTGGAAGTATGATCTGCTAGAAGAAGGGCAGAGGACAATTGGACCTCACGAATGGGATCCATTCTTCTCTAAACCCAAGGACAAGGGTGGTGATTCTACTAATCCTTCTACTAAAGCTGCCAAAAACTCCTGGAAAAATGAACAAAGAG